In Paramormyrops kingsleyae isolate MSU_618 chromosome 5, PKINGS_0.4, whole genome shotgun sequence, one DNA window encodes the following:
- the LOC111850847 gene encoding meiosis regulator and mRNA stability factor 1 isoform X3: MESLGKESSFCSSRPFKWLNSENEAPSRLWNLSNCFSSFEQTNPLKDKQKVYMENRKPVLELKDVPPPPHHNSSKAFHAASLPPPRPCLPPQESLQQQPTGGPKVSTCSHCDSGLRLGSDIRHSGGALGCVGVGGGGGVGGPSHLIAKAEDAGAGMSCPVGPPLRHPYPSVAEAYTQAHPPEGCELPLPLVATSQPLASHQHLPCCTGLLQPLHPYSTFPLGCGQPKLLPPAPAVSAPLHGSCVASSGYYVECGLGTRGDQHFPTHGDVSTSTHLCTNPLHLNVEHTICLKGAHYCSECLSKSAMSVAKDTKKTWPHVPPPPAKSAPIPVPMCNGCGVTGTSADSFLLVGTSLGKSGQRHGSPESGLQENLPPVGVFWDIENCSVPSGRSAVAVVQRIRNCFFLGHREAEFICVCDISKESKEVIQELNNCQVTVAHINATAKNAADDKLRQSLRRFADTHTAPATVVLVSSDVNFGSELSDLRHRHGFRVILVHKNQASEALLQHAHQHVAFEDLVADLPSRVPLKPQDLCRTEPKPKVFQLEKKIRGDSVSPLNNDIPIQLSSKSDSVGERGRRRHSMCDSPVDRSGAEFQVSTPSAFSKLSLQKTFSPLILSQGSWSSRSASPCLSSRSSPLTVPSCSPHPDASPEPFSDGVDILVANMDYRMSRKELQQTLHSTFSKYGRVRSVELSPHTDYQLRATVQMRSLQQAVTAVSNLHRHKIGTKRVHVSLLTGTSSRSLAPLSSEIISILHDSPACCLPLFKLTEIYEKKFSRKLAVSDLYKLNEVLAVRDQGGSRLVCLLPSGQARQSPLGSSQSHDGSSASGSPVVFEELEYHEPVCRQHHSQRVFSESDFDPDSYKIPLVMLPLKPFAAQVHSLLQTHEGTVPLLSFPECYAAEFCPIALGEGELEGGIPLEHLITCIPGVNIVTAQNGFKVVKWIHNKPPPPNADPWVQRCKSPVGNPQLIQFSREVVDLIKNQPHCIMPVSKFIPSYHHHFGKQCRVSDYGYSKLLELLEAVPHVLQILGMGSKRLLTLTHRAQVKRFTQDLLKLLKFQVSKQVVIRDFMQAYHWCFSRDWSVVEYGMCDLMDLLSEIPDTTITITLQDTDTIISIPKRERTPEEVERTKQFAKEVVDLLRHQPHCRMPFSKFIPSYHHHFGRQCKLSYYGFTKLIELFEAIPDVLLVLECGGEKILSLTEMEKLKALAAQFVKLLRSQKDSRLPLTELLTEYSKTFGYGLKLQDFDVSSVPGLLQKLCHVVKVVDGVRGREVQLISRKSLRSLTTQLLSLLMSLPAEQDSLAVEELSRQYEATHGTPLNPCEYGFISLGELLKSLPYLVELFEGEDGASKEWVGLTPLYQFARSVRALLHTYHYNQIFLTEFLGAFGKFTGKGLLPDSYGYSTVDELLGAIPQVVWIKGHGHKKIIVLKNDMKVRSSPITTESSQKEGGGSARNPESQSSASNTVEKELLCLSLGSPVDLLCGPVPSCLPSPQLHPDPVLLQQTDLIRFEEQPSLNLVNVEKPDLNPAAPHVCESPTVVQEDQPPKPGAASPGSKPRGPKPCMSESPKRASRNKVKLAANFSVTPVTRL, encoded by the exons ATGGAAAGTTTGGGAAAAGAAAGTTCCTTTTGCAGTTCTAGGCCCTTCAAATGGCTTAACTCAGAGAATGAGGCCCCCTCCAGGCTCTGGAATCTCTCCAATTGCTTCTCTTCCTTCGAACAAACCAACCCCCTCAAAGATAAACAG AAAGTTTACATGGAAAACAGGAAGCCTGTACTGGAGCTGAAGGACGTGCCCCCTCCTCCACATCACAATTCCTCCAAAGCCTTCCACGCGGCTTCCCTTCCTCCACCCCGTCCCTGCCTTCCGCCGCAGGAATCCCTGCAGCAGCAGCCGACCGGTGGCCCCAAAGTAAGCACGTGCAGCCACTGCGACAGTGGGCTGCGGCTGGGGTCCGACATACGGCACTCTGGCGGGGCACTGGGGTGTGTCGGTGTTGGAGGTGGTGGCGGTGTAGGGGGGCCCTCTCACCTCATTGCCAAAGCTGAAGATGCTGGTGCCGGGATGAGCTGCCCCGTGGGACCCCCCCTGCGGCACCCTTACCCCAGCGTGGCTGAGGCCTATACCCAGGCCCACCCCCCGGAGGGCTGCGAGCTGCCGCTGCCTTTGGTGGCCACCTCGCAGCCCCTGGCATCCCACCAACACCTGCCATGCTGCACGGGGCTGCTGCAGCCCCTGCATCCTTACTCCACCTTTCCTCTGGGCTGTGGCCAGCCCAAGctcctcccccctgctcccGCTGTCTCCGCACCCTTGCATGGGAGCTGTGTGGCCTCCTCCGGGTATTACGTGGAGTGTGGCCTTGGAACTAGAGGGGACCAGCACTTCCCGACACATGGTGATGTCTCCACCTCAACGCACCTTTGCACCAATCCTTTGCACCTAAATGTCGAGCACACAATTTGTCTGAAGGGCGCTCACTACTGCAGTGAATGTCTGTCCAAG TCAGCCATGAGTGTAGCTaaagacacaaaaaaaacatggccCCACGTCCCCCCTCCACCTGCCAAGTCTGCCCCCATACCTGTTCCTATGTGCAATGGCTGTGGTGTCACTGGGACCTCTGCTGATAGCTTTTTGCTGGTGGGAACGAGCCTTGGCAAAAGCGGTCAGAGACATG GCTCCCCAGAGAGTGGACTGCAGGAGAATCTCCCACCCGTGGGCGTCTTCTGGGACATCGAGAACTGCTCGGTGCCCAGCGGCCGCTCTGCCGTGGCTGTGGTGCAGAGGATCCGCAACTGCTTTTTTCTGGGTCACCGCGAGGCTGAGTTTATCTGCGTCTGCGACATCAGCAAGGAGAGCAAAGAGGTCATTCAGGAGCTGAACAACTGCCAG GTGACGGTGGCTCACATCAACGCCACAGCCAAGAACGCGGCGGATGACAAGCTGAGGCAGAGCCTGCGGCGCTTCGCTGATACGCACACGGCTCCGGCCACCGTGGTCCTCGTCTCCT CCGATGTGAACTTCGGCAGTGAACTGAGCGACCTGCGGCACAGGCATGGCTTTCGCGTGATCCTAGTGCACAAGAACCAGGCATCTGAAGCTCTCCTGCAGCATGCGCACCAACATGTGGCCTTCGAAGACCTGGTGGCCGACTTGCCCTCGCGAGTGCCGCTGAAACCCCAG GATCTGTGCAGAACTGAGCCCAAACCCAAAGTTTTCCAACTGGAGAAAAAGATCCGTGGCGATTCGGTCTCCCCTCTGAATAACGACATCCCAATCCAGCTTTCATCAAAATCGGACAGTGTGGGAGAGCGAGGCCGCCG GAGACACAGCATGTGTGACTCTCCAGTGGACCGCAGTGGTGCAGAGTTCCAGGTCAGCACACCCTCGGCCTTCAGCAAGCTCAGTCTGCAGAAAACCTTCAGCCCTCTTATCCTGTCCCAAGGCTCTTGGTCCTCCAG GAGCGCGTCCCCCTGCCTGTCCAGCCGCTCCTCCCCCCTGACGGTGCCAtcctgcagcccccacccagatgCCTCCCCGGAGCCCTTTTCTGACGGCGTGGACATCCTGGTGGCCAACATGGACTACAGGATGTCCCGGAAGGAGCTGCAGCAGACCCTGCACAGCACCTTCTCCAAATACGGCCGG GTGCGGAGTGTGGAGCTGAGCCCTCACACAGACTACCAGCTGAGGGCCACCGTGCAGATGCGCTCCCTGCAGCAAGCGGTCACTGCCGTCAGCAACCTGCACCGTCACAAGATCGGCACCAAGCGCGTGCACGTCTCCCTCCTCACCGGGACCAGCAGTAGGTCCCTGGCACCGCTCAG CTCAGAAATAATCAGCATTCTCCACGACTCGCCAGCATGCTGTCTGCCCCTCTTCAAACTGACTGAGATCTACGAGAAAAA gttcagccGTAAGCTGGCGGTGAGCGACCTGTACAAGCTGAACGAGGTGCTGGCGGTGAGGGACCAGGGTGGTTCTCGGTTGGTCTGCCTTCTCCCCAGTGGCCAGGCCCGCCAGAGCCCCCTGGGCTCATCGCAGTCCCACGATGGGTCTTCAGCCAGTGGCAGCCCTGTGGTGTTTGAGGAGCTCGAGTACCATGAGCCCGTGTGCAGGCAGCACCACTCTCAGCGCGTCTTCAG CGAGTCTGACTTCGACCCGGATTCCTACAAGATCCCGTTGGTGATGCTGCCCCTCAAGCCGTTTGCTGCCCAGGTGCACAGCCTGCTGCAGACACACGAGGGCACGGTGCCATTGCTCAG CTTCCCAGAGTGTTACGCAGCAGAGTTTTGCCCAATAGCATTGGGTGAAGGAGAGCTGGAGGGAGGCATTCCTCTGGAGCACCTGATCACCTGTATCCCTGGTGTCAACATTGTCACAGCACAGAATGGCTTCAAGGTCGTCAAGTGGATCCACAACAAACCGCCCCCTCCTAATGCAG ACCCCTGGGTACAGCGCTGTAAGAGTCCTGTGGGGAACCCGCAGCTGATCCAGTTCAGCCGGGAGGTGGTCGACCTCATAAAGAACCAGCCCCACTGCATCATGCCTGTCAGCAAGTTCATTCCCTCCTACCACCACCATTTTGGCAAGCAGTGTCGCGTCTCTGACTATGGTTACTCCAAGCTGCTGGAGCTTCTGGAGGCCGTTCCCCACGTGCTGCAG ATCCTTGGCATGGGTTCCAAACGGCTACTCACCTTGACTCACCGCGCACAGGTCAAGCGCTTCACGCAGGATTTGCTCAAGCTGCTCAAGTTTCAAGTCAGCAAGCAAGTAGTCATCCGGGACTTCATGCAAGCCTACCACTG GTGTTTCTCTAGAGACTGGAGTGTGGTTGAGTATGGCATGTGTGACCTGATGGACCTGCTGTCTGAAATACCCGATACAACGATAACAATCACCCTGCAAGACACAGACACCATCATCTCCATTCCCAAGAGAG AGAGGACCCCAGAAGAGGTGGAGCGGACCAAACAATTTGCCAAGGAGGTGGTGGACCTTCTCCGGCACCAGCCACACTGCCGCATGCCCTTCAGCAAGTTCATCCCCTCATACCACCATCACTTTGGCCGCCAGTGCAAGCTCTCCTACTACGGCTTTACCAAGCTCATTGAGCTCTTTGAGGCTATTCCTGATGTGCTTCTG gTGCTCGAGTGTGGGGGAGAGAAGATCCTGAGTCTGACGGAGATGGAGAAGCTGAAGGCTCTGGCAGCTCAGTTTGTGAAGCTCCTGCGCTCTCAGAAGGACAGCAGGCTCCCCTTGACTGAGCTCCTGACAGAGTACAGCAAGACCTTCGGCTATGGGCTCAAGCTGCAGGATTTCGACGTCAGCTCTGTTCCAGGGCTTCTGCAGAAACTCTGCCACGTGGTCAAG GTGGTCGACGGAGTCCGAGGGCGAGAGGTGCAACTGATCAGCCGGAAGTCCCTGCGCTCGCTGACCACCCAGCTCCTGTCCCTGCTGATGTCCCTGCCGGCAGAGCAGGACTCTCTCGCAGTGGAGGAGCTGAGTCGACAATATGAGGCCACGCATGGCACACCCCTCAACCCCTGCGAGTACGGCTTCATCTCTCTTGGCGAGCTACTCAAGAGTCTACCCTACCTAGTTGAG CTCTTTGAGGGTGAGGATGGTGCCTCTAAGGAGTGGGTCGGGCTGACGCCGCTCTACCAGTTCGCCCGCAGTGTCCGCGCTCTGCTGCACACCTACCATTACAACCAGATCTTCTTGACAGAGTTCCTGGGGGCCTTTGGCAAGTTCACGGGCAAAGGGCTGCTCCCAGATTCATATGGCTACAGCACGGTGGACGAGCTTCTAGGTGCCATTCCGCAG GTAGTCTGGATTAAAGGCCACGGGCATAAGAAGATTATCGTTCTCAAGAATGACATGAAAG TGCGCTCCAGCCCGATCACCACGGAGAGCtcacagaaagagggagggggCAGTGCTAGGAATCCTGAATCGCAGAGCTCTG CCTCCAATACTGTGGAGAAGGAGCTGCTCTGTCTGAGCTTGGGGTCACCGGTGGACCTCCTCTGTGGGCCGGTCCCCTCCTGTCTGCCCTCCCCACAGCTTCACCCTGACCCAGTTCTGCTGCAGCAGACAGACCTGATCCGATTCGAGGAGCAGCCTTCGTTGAACCTCG TGAACGTGGAGAAGCCAGACCTCAACCCAGCTGCACCACATGTATGCGAAAGTCCCACAGTGGTGCAGGAAGACCAGCCCCCGAAGCCAGGGGCAGCCTCTCCGGGGTCCAAGCCCCGCGGCCCGAAGCCCTGCATGTCCGAAAGCCCCAAGCGGGCGTCTCGCAACAAAGTCAAGCTGGCGGCGAACTTTTCTGTCACGCCCGTCACTCGCCTCTGA
- the LOC111850847 gene encoding meiosis regulator and mRNA stability factor 1 isoform X4 produces the protein MESLGKESSFCSSRPFKWLNSENEAPSRLWNLSNCFSSFEQTNPLKDKQKVYMENRKPVLELKDVPPPPHHNSSKAFHAASLPPPRPCLPPQESLQQQPTGGPKSAMSVAKDTKKTWPHVPPPPAKSAPIPVPMCNGCGVTGTSADSFLLVGTSLGKSGQRHGSPESGLQENLPPVGVFWDIENCSVPSGRSAVAVVQRIRNCFFLGHREAEFICVCDISKESKEVIQELNNCQVTVAHINATAKNAADDKLRQSLRRFADTHTAPATVVLVSSDVNFGSELSDLRHRHGFRVILVHKNQASEALLQHAHQHVAFEDLVADLPSRVPLKPQPCFTLLYVSNLPTNRDGKSLANRLRRLSDNCGGKVLSISAGCAVLRFGSREAAERASKRMENEDVFGSRISVSLCPRAEEASGPLPAVFVPVEKPRSPRRLGRIARLCQGPPELSGASRKVGGAPGGPVGRSLQDLCRTEPKPKVFQLEKKIRGDSVSPLNNDIPIQLSSKSDSVGERGRRRHSMCDSPVDRSGAEFQVSTPSAFSKLSLQKTFSPLILSQGSWSSRSASPCLSSRSSPLTVPSCSPHPDASPEPFSDGVDILVANMDYRMSRKELQQTLHSTFSKYGRVRSVELSPHTDYQLRATVQMRSLQQAVTAVSNLHRHKIGTKRVHVSLLTGTSSRSLAPLSSEIISILHDSPACCLPLFKLTEIYEKKFSRKLAVSDLYKLNEVLAVRDQGGSRLVCLLPSGQARQSPLGSSQSHDGSSASGSPVVFEELEYHEPVCRQHHSQRVFSESDFDPDSYKIPLVMLPLKPFAAQVHSLLQTHEGTVPLLSFPECYAAEFCPIALGEGELEGGIPLEHLITCIPGVNIVTAQNGFKVVKWIHNKPPPPNADPWVQRCKSPVGNPQLIQFSREVVDLIKNQPHCIMPVSKFIPSYHHHFGKQCRVSDYGYSKLLELLEAVPHVLQILGMGSKRLLTLTHRAQVKRFTQDLLKLLKFQVSKQVVIRDFMQAYHWCFSRDWSVVEYGMCDLMDLLSEIPDTTITITLQDTDTIISIPKRERTPEEVERTKQFAKEVVDLLRHQPHCRMPFSKFIPSYHHHFGRQCKLSYYGFTKLIELFEAIPDVLLVLECGGEKILSLTEMEKLKALAAQFVKLLRSQKDSRLPLTELLTEYSKTFGYGLKLQDFDVSSVPGLLQKLCHVVKVVDGVRGREVQLISRKSLRSLTTQLLSLLMSLPAEQDSLAVEELSRQYEATHGTPLNPCEYGFISLGELLKSLPYLVELFEGEDGASKEWVGLTPLYQFARSVRALLHTYHYNQIFLTEFLGAFGKFTGKGLLPDSYGYSTVDELLGAIPQVVWIKGHGHKKIIVLKNDMKVRSSPITTESSQKEGGGSARNPESQSSASNTVEKELLCLSLGSPVDLLCGPVPSCLPSPQLHPDPVLLQQTDLIRFEEQPSLNLVNVEKPDLNPAAPHVCESPTVVQEDQPPKPGAASPGSKPRGPKPCMSESPKRASRNKVKLAANFSVTPVTRL, from the exons ATGGAAAGTTTGGGAAAAGAAAGTTCCTTTTGCAGTTCTAGGCCCTTCAAATGGCTTAACTCAGAGAATGAGGCCCCCTCCAGGCTCTGGAATCTCTCCAATTGCTTCTCTTCCTTCGAACAAACCAACCCCCTCAAAGATAAACAG AAAGTTTACATGGAAAACAGGAAGCCTGTACTGGAGCTGAAGGACGTGCCCCCTCCTCCACATCACAATTCCTCCAAAGCCTTCCACGCGGCTTCCCTTCCTCCACCCCGTCCCTGCCTTCCGCCGCAGGAATCCCTGCAGCAGCAGCCGACCGGTGGCCCCAAA TCAGCCATGAGTGTAGCTaaagacacaaaaaaaacatggccCCACGTCCCCCCTCCACCTGCCAAGTCTGCCCCCATACCTGTTCCTATGTGCAATGGCTGTGGTGTCACTGGGACCTCTGCTGATAGCTTTTTGCTGGTGGGAACGAGCCTTGGCAAAAGCGGTCAGAGACATG GCTCCCCAGAGAGTGGACTGCAGGAGAATCTCCCACCCGTGGGCGTCTTCTGGGACATCGAGAACTGCTCGGTGCCCAGCGGCCGCTCTGCCGTGGCTGTGGTGCAGAGGATCCGCAACTGCTTTTTTCTGGGTCACCGCGAGGCTGAGTTTATCTGCGTCTGCGACATCAGCAAGGAGAGCAAAGAGGTCATTCAGGAGCTGAACAACTGCCAG GTGACGGTGGCTCACATCAACGCCACAGCCAAGAACGCGGCGGATGACAAGCTGAGGCAGAGCCTGCGGCGCTTCGCTGATACGCACACGGCTCCGGCCACCGTGGTCCTCGTCTCCT CCGATGTGAACTTCGGCAGTGAACTGAGCGACCTGCGGCACAGGCATGGCTTTCGCGTGATCCTAGTGCACAAGAACCAGGCATCTGAAGCTCTCCTGCAGCATGCGCACCAACATGTGGCCTTCGAAGACCTGGTGGCCGACTTGCCCTCGCGAGTGCCGCTGAAACCCCAG CCCTGTTTCACCCTGCTGTACGTGTCCAACCTGCCCACCAACCGTGATGGGAAGAGCCTGGCCAACAGGCTGCGGCGCCTGTCCGATAACTGCGGCGGCAAGGTGCTGAGCATCTCGGCCGGCTGCGCAGTGCTGCGCTTCGGCAGCCGGGAGGCGGCGGAGCGCGCCAGCAAGCGCATGGAGAACGAGGATGTCTTCGGCAGCCGCATCAGCGTGTCGCTCTGCCCCCGCGCCGAGGAGGCCTCCGGGCCTCTTCCCGCCGTCTTCGTCCCCGTAGAGAAGCCACGCTCACCCAGGCGGCTGGGCCGCATCGCCCGGCTGTGCCAGGGCCCCCCCGAGCTCAGCGGTGCCTCCAGGAAGGTGGGGGGTGCACCTGGAGGCCCTGTGGGACGGAGCCTTCAG GATCTGTGCAGAACTGAGCCCAAACCCAAAGTTTTCCAACTGGAGAAAAAGATCCGTGGCGATTCGGTCTCCCCTCTGAATAACGACATCCCAATCCAGCTTTCATCAAAATCGGACAGTGTGGGAGAGCGAGGCCGCCG GAGACACAGCATGTGTGACTCTCCAGTGGACCGCAGTGGTGCAGAGTTCCAGGTCAGCACACCCTCGGCCTTCAGCAAGCTCAGTCTGCAGAAAACCTTCAGCCCTCTTATCCTGTCCCAAGGCTCTTGGTCCTCCAG GAGCGCGTCCCCCTGCCTGTCCAGCCGCTCCTCCCCCCTGACGGTGCCAtcctgcagcccccacccagatgCCTCCCCGGAGCCCTTTTCTGACGGCGTGGACATCCTGGTGGCCAACATGGACTACAGGATGTCCCGGAAGGAGCTGCAGCAGACCCTGCACAGCACCTTCTCCAAATACGGCCGG GTGCGGAGTGTGGAGCTGAGCCCTCACACAGACTACCAGCTGAGGGCCACCGTGCAGATGCGCTCCCTGCAGCAAGCGGTCACTGCCGTCAGCAACCTGCACCGTCACAAGATCGGCACCAAGCGCGTGCACGTCTCCCTCCTCACCGGGACCAGCAGTAGGTCCCTGGCACCGCTCAG CTCAGAAATAATCAGCATTCTCCACGACTCGCCAGCATGCTGTCTGCCCCTCTTCAAACTGACTGAGATCTACGAGAAAAA gttcagccGTAAGCTGGCGGTGAGCGACCTGTACAAGCTGAACGAGGTGCTGGCGGTGAGGGACCAGGGTGGTTCTCGGTTGGTCTGCCTTCTCCCCAGTGGCCAGGCCCGCCAGAGCCCCCTGGGCTCATCGCAGTCCCACGATGGGTCTTCAGCCAGTGGCAGCCCTGTGGTGTTTGAGGAGCTCGAGTACCATGAGCCCGTGTGCAGGCAGCACCACTCTCAGCGCGTCTTCAG CGAGTCTGACTTCGACCCGGATTCCTACAAGATCCCGTTGGTGATGCTGCCCCTCAAGCCGTTTGCTGCCCAGGTGCACAGCCTGCTGCAGACACACGAGGGCACGGTGCCATTGCTCAG CTTCCCAGAGTGTTACGCAGCAGAGTTTTGCCCAATAGCATTGGGTGAAGGAGAGCTGGAGGGAGGCATTCCTCTGGAGCACCTGATCACCTGTATCCCTGGTGTCAACATTGTCACAGCACAGAATGGCTTCAAGGTCGTCAAGTGGATCCACAACAAACCGCCCCCTCCTAATGCAG ACCCCTGGGTACAGCGCTGTAAGAGTCCTGTGGGGAACCCGCAGCTGATCCAGTTCAGCCGGGAGGTGGTCGACCTCATAAAGAACCAGCCCCACTGCATCATGCCTGTCAGCAAGTTCATTCCCTCCTACCACCACCATTTTGGCAAGCAGTGTCGCGTCTCTGACTATGGTTACTCCAAGCTGCTGGAGCTTCTGGAGGCCGTTCCCCACGTGCTGCAG ATCCTTGGCATGGGTTCCAAACGGCTACTCACCTTGACTCACCGCGCACAGGTCAAGCGCTTCACGCAGGATTTGCTCAAGCTGCTCAAGTTTCAAGTCAGCAAGCAAGTAGTCATCCGGGACTTCATGCAAGCCTACCACTG GTGTTTCTCTAGAGACTGGAGTGTGGTTGAGTATGGCATGTGTGACCTGATGGACCTGCTGTCTGAAATACCCGATACAACGATAACAATCACCCTGCAAGACACAGACACCATCATCTCCATTCCCAAGAGAG AGAGGACCCCAGAAGAGGTGGAGCGGACCAAACAATTTGCCAAGGAGGTGGTGGACCTTCTCCGGCACCAGCCACACTGCCGCATGCCCTTCAGCAAGTTCATCCCCTCATACCACCATCACTTTGGCCGCCAGTGCAAGCTCTCCTACTACGGCTTTACCAAGCTCATTGAGCTCTTTGAGGCTATTCCTGATGTGCTTCTG gTGCTCGAGTGTGGGGGAGAGAAGATCCTGAGTCTGACGGAGATGGAGAAGCTGAAGGCTCTGGCAGCTCAGTTTGTGAAGCTCCTGCGCTCTCAGAAGGACAGCAGGCTCCCCTTGACTGAGCTCCTGACAGAGTACAGCAAGACCTTCGGCTATGGGCTCAAGCTGCAGGATTTCGACGTCAGCTCTGTTCCAGGGCTTCTGCAGAAACTCTGCCACGTGGTCAAG GTGGTCGACGGAGTCCGAGGGCGAGAGGTGCAACTGATCAGCCGGAAGTCCCTGCGCTCGCTGACCACCCAGCTCCTGTCCCTGCTGATGTCCCTGCCGGCAGAGCAGGACTCTCTCGCAGTGGAGGAGCTGAGTCGACAATATGAGGCCACGCATGGCACACCCCTCAACCCCTGCGAGTACGGCTTCATCTCTCTTGGCGAGCTACTCAAGAGTCTACCCTACCTAGTTGAG CTCTTTGAGGGTGAGGATGGTGCCTCTAAGGAGTGGGTCGGGCTGACGCCGCTCTACCAGTTCGCCCGCAGTGTCCGCGCTCTGCTGCACACCTACCATTACAACCAGATCTTCTTGACAGAGTTCCTGGGGGCCTTTGGCAAGTTCACGGGCAAAGGGCTGCTCCCAGATTCATATGGCTACAGCACGGTGGACGAGCTTCTAGGTGCCATTCCGCAG GTAGTCTGGATTAAAGGCCACGGGCATAAGAAGATTATCGTTCTCAAGAATGACATGAAAG TGCGCTCCAGCCCGATCACCACGGAGAGCtcacagaaagagggagggggCAGTGCTAGGAATCCTGAATCGCAGAGCTCTG CCTCCAATACTGTGGAGAAGGAGCTGCTCTGTCTGAGCTTGGGGTCACCGGTGGACCTCCTCTGTGGGCCGGTCCCCTCCTGTCTGCCCTCCCCACAGCTTCACCCTGACCCAGTTCTGCTGCAGCAGACAGACCTGATCCGATTCGAGGAGCAGCCTTCGTTGAACCTCG TGAACGTGGAGAAGCCAGACCTCAACCCAGCTGCACCACATGTATGCGAAAGTCCCACAGTGGTGCAGGAAGACCAGCCCCCGAAGCCAGGGGCAGCCTCTCCGGGGTCCAAGCCCCGCGGCCCGAAGCCCTGCATGTCCGAAAGCCCCAAGCGGGCGTCTCGCAACAAAGTCAAGCTGGCGGCGAACTTTTCTGTCACGCCCGTCACTCGCCTCTGA